Proteins encoded within one genomic window of Sphingosinicella ginsenosidimutans:
- a CDS encoding cupin domain-containing protein, which translates to MNENDILIRCDELEWQPTLPGGWIKRLRSCEKTGQWTQLLKLEAGAAVPPYFHLGAGALCR; encoded by the coding sequence ATGAACGAGAACGACATCCTCATCCGGTGCGACGAGCTGGAGTGGCAGCCGACCCTTCCCGGGGGCTGGATCAAGCGGCTGCGCAGTTGCGAGAAGACCGGGCAGTGGACACAGCTCCTGAAGCTCGAGGCCGGGGCGGCGGTGCCGCCGTATTTCCATCTCGGGGCTGGTGCGTTGTGCCGTTAG
- a CDS encoding YaiI/YqxD family protein encodes MIAAPRILVDADACPVKDEIYRVAWRHEVPVAVVSNMRLRVPDHPLIERVTVSDAFDAADDWIAGAAGERTIVVTADILLADRCLKAGATVLAPTGKPFTMSSIGSAIATRAIMADLRAGMGDGGGGPPPFAKADRSRFLQALDAAVVKVKK; translated from the coding sequence ATGATCGCGGCCCCGCGCATCCTGGTCGATGCCGACGCCTGCCCGGTGAAGGACGAAATCTACCGCGTCGCCTGGCGGCACGAGGTGCCGGTCGCGGTGGTGAGCAACATGCGCCTGCGCGTGCCCGATCATCCGCTGATCGAGCGGGTCACCGTCTCCGACGCGTTCGACGCCGCCGACGACTGGATCGCCGGCGCCGCGGGGGAGCGCACCATCGTCGTCACCGCCGACATCCTGCTCGCCGACCGCTGCCTCAAGGCCGGCGCCACCGTCCTCGCCCCGACCGGCAAGCCGTTCACAATGAGCTCGATCGGCAGCGCCATCGCGACCCGCGCGATCATGGCCGATCTGAGGGCGGGGATGGGCGACGGCGGCGGCGGCCCCCCGCCCTTCGCGAAGGCGGATCGGTCAAGGTTCCTGCAGGCGCTGGATGCAGCGGTGGTGAAGGTGAAGAAATAA